A region from the Kribbella shirazensis genome encodes:
- a CDS encoding glycoside hydrolase domain-containing protein encodes MTATWEFVVCDALAKVHPVRDPRPVTAGTRFQAFLGEPASFQLAYRPPLDPTFRNPSPLQVRVEGAAADLVTVSYVDLVPCSFVALPGHDDGYEYDEPGLYPDVLRPVQNGEAPVRFGGWGALWFDVTTTDPERTGVHELTIVMTSPDGSELHREQVAVELADIALPPLDIVSSHWMHLDALADHYGVEVFSEEHWAMVERFMASAAEMGATSLLAPVWTPPLDTAIGSYRTVVQLIDITATGEGYRFGFDRLRRWLDLCRRTGITGVEVAHLFTQWGAKATPGIVVSQDGAEPRRAFGWDVAATDVRYRELMEALLPALQAVLDEEWDREHVVFHISDEPSGEEGLASYLAAKEVVADLLKGWTVVDALSEHSFYTSGAVALPVVATDHVEPFLAERPERLWVYYCVSQDRDVANRFIGMPSARNRAIGHQLFASGVDGFLHWGFNFWYTWHAIRRIDPFADTSAGGAFPSGDPFAVYPGPDGTPWPSLRHRVFAQAMWDHRALQAVRAAHGNAAALDIIDPDRTLRFNRPVLDPDHYYRSRQRMISALTAP; translated from the coding sequence GTGACCGCGACGTGGGAGTTCGTTGTCTGCGATGCGCTGGCGAAGGTGCACCCGGTGCGGGACCCGCGGCCGGTGACCGCCGGCACCAGGTTCCAGGCCTTCCTCGGTGAGCCGGCGTCCTTCCAGCTGGCGTACCGCCCTCCGCTCGACCCGACCTTCCGCAACCCGAGCCCGCTGCAGGTCCGGGTCGAGGGCGCCGCAGCCGACCTGGTGACTGTGTCGTACGTCGACCTCGTGCCGTGTTCCTTCGTTGCCCTCCCGGGACACGACGACGGATACGAGTACGACGAACCCGGCTTGTATCCGGACGTCCTGCGCCCGGTGCAGAACGGTGAAGCGCCGGTGCGATTCGGCGGCTGGGGAGCGTTGTGGTTCGACGTCACCACGACCGACCCGGAGCGAACCGGCGTCCACGAACTCACGATCGTGATGACCTCGCCCGACGGCTCCGAGCTGCACCGCGAGCAGGTTGCCGTCGAGCTCGCGGACATCGCGTTGCCGCCGCTCGACATCGTGTCGAGCCACTGGATGCACCTCGACGCGCTCGCCGATCACTACGGCGTCGAGGTGTTCAGCGAAGAGCATTGGGCGATGGTGGAGCGCTTCATGGCGTCCGCGGCCGAGATGGGTGCGACGTCGCTGCTCGCACCGGTCTGGACACCGCCTCTCGACACCGCGATCGGCTCGTACCGCACCGTCGTACAGCTGATCGACATCACGGCGACGGGGGAGGGGTACCGGTTCGGCTTCGATCGGCTCCGGCGGTGGCTCGACCTGTGCCGGCGTACCGGAATCACCGGGGTCGAGGTCGCGCACCTGTTCACCCAGTGGGGCGCGAAGGCCACGCCCGGCATCGTCGTGAGCCAGGACGGTGCGGAACCTCGGCGCGCCTTCGGGTGGGACGTCGCCGCGACCGACGTGCGGTACCGCGAATTGATGGAGGCGCTGCTTCCGGCGCTGCAGGCCGTCCTCGACGAGGAATGGGACCGCGAGCACGTGGTCTTCCACATCTCGGACGAGCCATCCGGTGAGGAGGGGCTGGCGAGCTATCTCGCCGCGAAGGAGGTCGTCGCCGATCTCCTCAAGGGCTGGACGGTCGTCGACGCGCTCAGCGAGCACTCGTTCTACACATCGGGTGCCGTCGCCTTGCCTGTCGTCGCGACCGATCACGTCGAACCGTTCCTGGCGGAGCGGCCGGAGCGTCTCTGGGTGTACTACTGCGTCTCCCAGGACCGCGACGTCGCCAACCGGTTCATCGGGATGCCGTCGGCGCGCAACCGCGCGATCGGGCACCAGCTGTTCGCGTCTGGAGTGGACGGATTCCTCCACTGGGGCTTCAACTTCTGGTACACCTGGCACGCGATCCGGCGGATCGACCCGTTCGCGGACACCTCGGCCGGAGGTGCGTTCCCGTCGGGCGACCCGTTCGCCGTCTATCCCGGCCCGGACGGTACACCGTGGCCGTCGCTCCGCCATCGCGTCTTCGCGCAGGCGATGTGGGACCACCGCGCCCTGCAGGCCGTACGGGCGGCCCACGGCAACGCGGCCGCCTTGGACATCATCGACCCGGACCGCACGCTGCGCTTCAATCGCCCGGTCCTCGACCCGGACCACTACTACCGATCCCGCCAGCGCATGATCTCCGCGCTGACGGCACCGTAG
- a CDS encoding NADP-dependent oxidoreductase, giving the protein MRAITAQDRAAGAGGLSLTDLPYPHAAENDVIVRVHAAGFTRGELDWPGTWTDRAGRDRTPTVPGHELSGVVAELGYGTTGLTVGQRVFGLADWTRNGSLAEYVAVEARNLAPLPADVDHVTAAALPISGLTAWQALFDHAHLRTGQTVLIHGVAGAVGTVAAQLAREVGAYVIGTGRASHRTAAGELGVHKFVDLDSERLEDAGDVDVVLDVVGGELRDRSTALVRPGGTLVTIADPPTVHPSDGRAVFFVVEPDRDQLAQLATRLGDGRLVPRVTTVRPLADAPTAFTEPGRTIIRMM; this is encoded by the coding sequence ATGCGCGCCATCACAGCCCAGGACCGCGCCGCCGGTGCCGGCGGTCTGTCCCTGACCGACCTGCCGTACCCGCACGCGGCCGAGAACGACGTCATCGTGCGCGTACACGCCGCCGGATTCACCCGCGGCGAGCTGGACTGGCCGGGAACGTGGACCGACCGAGCAGGCCGCGACCGCACGCCGACCGTTCCCGGCCACGAACTGTCGGGTGTCGTCGCGGAGCTCGGCTACGGCACCACCGGGCTCACCGTCGGCCAGCGGGTCTTCGGGCTCGCCGACTGGACCCGCAACGGTTCGCTCGCGGAGTACGTCGCCGTCGAGGCCCGCAACCTGGCGCCGCTGCCCGCGGACGTCGACCACGTCACGGCCGCCGCGCTACCGATCTCCGGTCTCACGGCCTGGCAGGCTCTTTTCGACCACGCGCACCTGAGGACGGGTCAGACCGTCCTGATTCACGGAGTCGCCGGCGCCGTCGGCACCGTCGCCGCGCAACTGGCGAGGGAGGTCGGCGCGTACGTCATCGGCACCGGCCGAGCCTCCCATCGCACCGCCGCCGGCGAGCTGGGCGTCCACAAGTTCGTCGACCTGGACAGCGAGCGACTCGAGGACGCCGGCGACGTGGACGTCGTACTCGACGTCGTCGGCGGCGAGCTCCGCGATCGCTCCACCGCGCTCGTACGTCCCGGCGGAACCCTGGTCACCATCGCCGACCCGCCGACCGTGCACCCCAGCGACGGCCGGGCGGTCTTCTTCGTCGTCGAGCCCGACCGCGACCAGCTGGCACAGCTGGCGACCCGGCTCGGCGACGGCCGCCTCGTCCCCCGCGTCACAACGGTCCGCCCCTTGGCCGACGCTCCGACGGCTTTCACCGAACCCGGCAGGACGATCATCAGGATGATGTAG
- a CDS encoding DoxX family protein, whose product MNALMYKGNRIADWLGRSSVDILRISLGLIFFGFGVLKFFPGASPAEALVMRTIDTLTLGVVEGRTAVLVTAALECFIGLTLITGRLLRTGLLVLGFSLLGILSPLVLFFGDLFPGTPTLEAQYVLKDVVLAAAALVIAAKALSSPGKLTRPAQ is encoded by the coding sequence ATGAATGCCTTGATGTACAAGGGAAATCGGATCGCCGACTGGCTCGGGCGGAGCAGTGTCGACATCCTGCGGATCAGTCTCGGGCTGATCTTCTTCGGCTTCGGCGTACTGAAGTTCTTCCCGGGGGCGAGCCCGGCGGAGGCGCTGGTGATGCGCACCATCGACACCCTCACCCTCGGCGTCGTCGAAGGACGTACGGCGGTATTGGTGACCGCCGCGCTGGAGTGCTTCATCGGACTGACGCTGATCACCGGGCGGCTCCTGCGCACCGGTCTGCTGGTACTCGGGTTCTCACTGCTCGGGATCCTGTCGCCGCTGGTGCTGTTCTTCGGCGATCTGTTCCCCGGCACACCGACCCTCGAGGCGCAGTACGTGCTGAAGGACGTCGTACTCGCGGCCGCCGCTCTGGTCATCGCAGCAAAGGCCCTGAGTTCGCCTGGGAAGCTGACCCGGCCGGCGCAATGA
- a CDS encoding TetR/AcrR family transcriptional regulator yields the protein MPPRRTQAERIELTRNKLLESAARGFSTYGYGNVRLDDIARDAGYTRGALYHLFANKEELALAVIDWVSRTWDAEVGEPAKDVPDPAERLLWTAQAHAKYVRRDVAAVLMSLRVEFAGRDHPVAQALTDLMEPLKDDVAKLITRGRRLGSIPAGPPPRALASAYLGVVEGVTAAVGGPPHDVELTLRAARGVLGLPIPSPRG from the coding sequence ATGCCCCCACGACGCACCCAGGCCGAGCGCATCGAGCTCACGCGGAACAAGCTGCTCGAGTCGGCGGCCCGCGGCTTCTCGACGTACGGCTACGGCAACGTGCGCCTCGACGACATCGCTCGCGACGCCGGCTACACCCGCGGCGCCCTGTACCACCTGTTCGCCAACAAGGAAGAGCTCGCGCTCGCGGTGATCGACTGGGTCAGCCGCACCTGGGACGCCGAAGTCGGCGAACCCGCGAAGGACGTCCCCGATCCGGCCGAGCGGCTGCTGTGGACCGCGCAGGCGCACGCCAAGTACGTACGGCGTGACGTCGCCGCCGTACTGATGAGCCTGCGGGTGGAGTTCGCCGGCCGCGATCACCCTGTCGCGCAGGCGCTCACCGACCTGATGGAGCCGCTGAAGGACGATGTCGCGAAGCTGATCACGCGCGGCCGGCGCCTCGGCAGCATTCCGGCAGGGCCTCCACCTCGCGCGCTCGCGTCGGCGTACCTCGGCGTCGTCGAGGGCGTCACGGCCGCCGTCGGCGGGCCACCCCACGACGTCGAGCTCACCCTGCGCGCGGCACGCGGCGTCCTCGGCCTGCCGATCCCGTCCCCACGCGGCTGA
- a CDS encoding nuclear transport factor 2 family protein: protein MTEELGVVQDFYAALADRDPAALLGALHEDFVLTLSPGLPLAVDREFRGRESAVANVWGRIPADVELHCEPDRKLPVGPGEFVVLGHYRGDGWSAPFAHVVSMRDGRIGSLRQITDTRSWPDLRAAG, encoded by the coding sequence ATGACTGAAGAACTTGGAGTGGTACAGGACTTCTACGCCGCGCTGGCGGATCGTGACCCGGCCGCGTTGCTCGGCGCTCTCCACGAGGACTTCGTGCTGACACTGAGCCCGGGACTTCCGCTGGCGGTCGACCGCGAGTTCCGCGGCCGGGAGTCGGCGGTGGCCAACGTCTGGGGGCGGATCCCGGCGGACGTCGAACTGCACTGCGAGCCGGACCGCAAGCTGCCGGTGGGCCCGGGGGAGTTCGTTGTCCTTGGCCACTACCGGGGCGACGGCTGGAGCGCGCCGTTCGCCCATGTGGTGAGCATGAGGGACGGCCGGATCGGTTCCCTGCGGCAGATCACCGACACCCGCAGCTGGCCCGACCTACGAGCAGCCGGCTGA
- a CDS encoding ArsR/SmtB family transcription factor yields the protein MTTPLHQVKAEFFKTLGHPARIRVLELLSEREMAVSELLPELRLEASNLSQQLAVLRRAGLVTTRREGSQVYYSLTSPQVAELLAVARVILTEVLAEQVELLDGLRADTVTAGGSRVRRDAR from the coding sequence ATGACGACACCGCTGCACCAGGTGAAGGCGGAGTTCTTCAAGACACTGGGGCATCCCGCGCGGATCCGGGTGCTGGAGCTGCTGAGTGAGCGGGAGATGGCGGTCAGTGAGCTCCTCCCGGAGCTTCGTCTCGAGGCGTCGAACCTTTCGCAGCAGTTGGCGGTATTGCGACGCGCCGGTCTGGTGACCACGCGCCGCGAGGGTTCGCAGGTGTACTACTCGCTGACGAGCCCCCAGGTCGCCGAGCTGCTCGCGGTCGCGCGGGTGATCCTGACGGAGGTGCTGGCCGAGCAGGTGGAGCTGCTGGACGGGCTGCGCGCGGACACGGTCACCGCAGGTGGCTCTCGGGTACGGCGGGACGCCCGGTGA
- a CDS encoding oxidoreductase: MRALLRKIRSTGRVAEPAPERRPARDDVLRGSVQVRHVDAGSCNGCEIEIGSAFGPVYDAERYGARLVASPRHADVLLVTGPVTRNMAEPLRKAYDATPAPKRVVAVGDCAHNCGVFAGGYGVEGAVAEVIPVDVVVRGCPPEPPQIIDALRDLTGR, from the coding sequence GTGAGAGCGCTGCTCCGGAAGATCCGGTCGACCGGCCGGGTCGCGGAGCCTGCCCCCGAGCGGCGTCCTGCGCGCGACGACGTACTGCGGGGCTCGGTGCAGGTGCGGCACGTGGATGCGGGGTCGTGCAACGGGTGTGAGATCGAGATCGGGTCCGCGTTCGGTCCGGTGTACGACGCGGAGCGGTACGGCGCTCGCCTGGTCGCCTCGCCGCGGCACGCCGACGTCCTGCTGGTGACCGGGCCGGTGACGCGGAACATGGCCGAGCCGCTGCGCAAGGCGTACGACGCGACACCGGCGCCGAAGCGAGTCGTCGCGGTGGGGGACTGCGCGCACAACTGTGGTGTTTTCGCCGGCGGGTACGGCGTCGAGGGTGCGGTCGCGGAGGTGATCCCGGTCGACGTCGTCGTCCGAGGGTGTCCGCCGGAGCCGCCGCAGATCATCGACGCCTTGCGTGACCTGACCGGGCGATGA
- a CDS encoding proton-conducting transporter membrane subunit: MTIGWALLGVLVVAGLGALGAFSCGPRRRALIAGLSTLAVGALGVAAGLLALAGRTFSTTIPALLPLSEASIAVDALSGVFCLLIGGVAVVAGIYCVGYFGAGHAGSRSAQGLLPLFVAAMILVPVAGNVTTFLVLWELMALASLALVLAEHRLRPAVREAGVWYGAMTHAGLVAILLGLALFASKAGGESFDALRGADLPETSRSIIFILTFVGFGSKAGLVPLHVWLPRAHPEAPSPVSALMSAAMVKLGLYGVLRVGLDLLGGGPRWWWLLVLIVGGVSALYGVLQASVAVDLKRLLGYSTTENLGLIFLGVGAGGMFAAGGNRTLASLLMAAAVLHALNHAGFKTLLFLGAGSVLRSTGVRDLDSLGGLVSRMPATAALFGVGALAAAALPPGNGFVSEWLLVQGLIHGLPGADAVVAVAMPLAVGVVALTAGLGVATFVKAFGVGFLARPRSESAASATESPRSMRAAMLLAAVVCVGLAVVPAALGPMLAQVLGTLPTVRDGSPVRGGVTLRLTGIQGSMSPLLILAGLLAVALVVVALARRGLPRRTSLVWGCGGTRLDPRMEYTATSFAEPLTRVFDDVLRPENDVDVTHHAESQYLIESVQYRQRVDDRLEAALYPPVLAAGNKLGVLIGRLQNGSTHRYLALGLAGLITVLVVVGLTA, from the coding sequence ATGACGATTGGTTGGGCGCTGCTCGGCGTACTGGTGGTCGCCGGGCTGGGAGCGCTGGGTGCGTTCAGCTGTGGTCCTCGCCGTCGTGCGTTGATCGCGGGCCTGTCGACACTGGCCGTCGGCGCTCTCGGAGTGGCCGCCGGGCTGCTGGCACTGGCAGGCCGGACCTTCTCGACGACGATCCCGGCGCTACTGCCGCTGAGCGAGGCATCGATCGCGGTGGATGCGTTGTCCGGCGTGTTCTGCCTGCTGATCGGCGGCGTCGCGGTTGTGGCCGGCATCTACTGCGTCGGATACTTCGGCGCTGGACATGCTGGTTCGCGATCGGCGCAGGGACTACTGCCGTTGTTCGTGGCGGCGATGATCCTGGTGCCGGTGGCCGGGAACGTGACGACCTTTCTGGTCCTGTGGGAGCTGATGGCGCTGGCCTCGCTTGCCCTGGTCCTTGCCGAGCACCGGCTGCGGCCCGCGGTGCGTGAGGCCGGTGTCTGGTACGGCGCGATGACGCACGCCGGCCTGGTCGCGATCCTCCTCGGGCTGGCGTTGTTCGCGTCGAAGGCCGGTGGCGAGTCGTTCGACGCGTTGCGCGGAGCAGACCTGCCGGAAACGTCCCGCTCGATCATCTTCATCCTCACCTTCGTCGGCTTCGGCTCGAAGGCCGGTCTGGTGCCGCTGCACGTGTGGCTGCCGCGGGCCCACCCGGAGGCGCCGAGCCCGGTGTCGGCGCTGATGTCGGCGGCGATGGTGAAGCTCGGCCTGTACGGCGTACTGCGAGTCGGGCTGGACCTGCTCGGTGGTGGTCCGCGCTGGTGGTGGCTGCTGGTGCTGATCGTTGGTGGCGTGTCGGCGCTGTACGGCGTACTGCAGGCCAGTGTCGCGGTGGATCTGAAGCGTCTGCTCGGCTACTCGACGACCGAGAACCTGGGCCTGATCTTCCTCGGGGTCGGCGCGGGCGGGATGTTCGCCGCCGGTGGCAACCGAACACTCGCGAGCCTGCTGATGGCGGCGGCGGTGTTGCATGCGCTCAACCATGCGGGGTTCAAGACGTTGCTGTTCCTGGGAGCGGGATCGGTACTGCGATCGACGGGCGTCCGTGATCTCGACAGCCTGGGCGGCCTGGTGTCGCGGATGCCCGCGACCGCGGCGTTGTTCGGTGTCGGGGCGTTGGCGGCTGCGGCGTTGCCGCCGGGCAACGGGTTCGTGTCCGAGTGGCTGCTGGTCCAGGGCCTGATCCACGGCCTGCCGGGTGCCGATGCCGTGGTCGCGGTGGCGATGCCGTTGGCCGTCGGGGTGGTCGCGCTGACCGCGGGCCTGGGCGTGGCGACGTTCGTAAAGGCATTCGGTGTCGGGTTCCTGGCCCGCCCACGGTCGGAATCGGCTGCATCGGCGACGGAATCACCGAGGAGCATGCGGGCCGCGATGCTTCTCGCCGCGGTGGTGTGTGTGGGGCTGGCAGTTGTGCCGGCAGCGTTGGGGCCGATGCTGGCCCAGGTGCTCGGCACGCTGCCGACCGTGCGGGACGGTTCGCCCGTGCGGGGCGGTGTCACGTTGCGGCTGACGGGGATTCAGGGGTCGATGTCGCCGTTGCTGATCCTCGCCGGGTTGCTGGCGGTGGCTCTGGTCGTGGTCGCGTTGGCACGGCGTGGGCTGCCGCGCCGGACGTCGCTCGTGTGGGGATGCGGCGGCACGCGGCTCGATCCGCGGATGGAGTACACCGCGACTTCGTTCGCGGAGCCGTTGACCCGGGTCTTCGACGACGTACTGCGGCCGGAGAACGACGTCGACGTGACGCACCACGCGGAATCGCAGTACCTGATCGAGAGCGTGCAGTACCGGCAGCGGGTCGACGACCGGCTCGAGGCGGCGTTGTACCCGCCTGTTCTTGCTGCGGGCAACAAGCTCGGTGTGCTGATCGGCCGGCTGCAGAACGGTAGTACGCACAGGTACCTCGCGCTCGGGCTGGCCGGGCTGATCACCGTCCTCGTCGTCGTGGGGCTGACCGCGTGA
- a CDS encoding NADH-quinone oxidoreductase subunit H, whose translation MRTLGVVLQVVLLIVLAPYLVGLMRQVRAVMEGRAGAGVGQPWRDLCKLFRKEPISPAGSSWVFAAAPAVLVSTSLVIAAVGPFVATVSPLDGVADLFAVVALLLLGTVALALAGLDTGTAFGGMGASREITVAALAEPTILLAGFALSARVGSTNLAAIVERGQQAPGAVLSPAWLLAAVALAVVVIAEAGRLPVDNPSTHLELTMIHEAMVLEYSGRDLALVEFASALRLTVLLGLWSSLFLPWGVATSVSPPALLIGVVAFAVKVAVLGVVLATGEVFMAKLRLFRVPELLAGSFLFGLLAVSSSFFLA comes from the coding sequence GTGAGGACGCTCGGGGTTGTTCTCCAGGTCGTCCTGCTGATCGTCCTGGCGCCGTACCTCGTCGGGCTGATGCGGCAGGTCCGGGCCGTGATGGAAGGCCGGGCGGGTGCGGGCGTCGGGCAGCCGTGGCGTGACCTGTGCAAGCTGTTCCGCAAGGAACCGATCAGTCCGGCAGGGTCGAGTTGGGTTTTCGCCGCGGCCCCGGCCGTGCTGGTGTCGACGTCTCTCGTGATCGCGGCGGTGGGTCCGTTCGTTGCGACGGTGTCGCCGCTGGACGGCGTCGCGGACCTGTTCGCGGTCGTCGCTTTGCTGCTGCTGGGGACGGTCGCGCTGGCACTGGCCGGACTGGACACCGGCACGGCGTTCGGCGGGATGGGCGCCAGCCGCGAGATCACGGTCGCTGCGCTGGCCGAGCCGACGATCCTGCTGGCGGGGTTCGCGCTGTCCGCCCGGGTCGGCTCGACGAATCTCGCCGCGATCGTGGAACGCGGGCAGCAAGCGCCGGGAGCTGTTCTGTCGCCGGCGTGGTTGCTCGCCGCGGTCGCGCTGGCGGTGGTGGTGATCGCCGAGGCGGGGCGGTTGCCGGTCGACAACCCGTCGACGCATCTCGAGCTGACGATGATCCACGAGGCGATGGTGCTGGAGTACTCCGGGCGCGACCTGGCGCTGGTCGAGTTCGCGTCCGCGCTGCGGTTGACGGTGTTGCTGGGCCTGTGGTCGAGCCTGTTCCTGCCGTGGGGCGTCGCGACGTCGGTGTCGCCGCCGGCCTTACTGATCGGCGTTGTGGCGTTCGCGGTGAAGGTCGCAGTACTTGGAGTGGTGCTGGCGACTGGCGAGGTGTTCATGGCCAAGCTGCGGCTGTTCCGGGTGCCGGAGCTCCTGGCCGGGTCGTTCCTGTTCGGTCTGCTGGCTGTCTCCTCGTCCTTCTTCCTGGCGTGA
- a CDS encoding proton-conducting transporter membrane subunit — translation MSLTGVPAALLVAAPIVAPLAASAGAAKLGWRRSVAIGTVAAALAVLAVGAGTTVWTAGGGAVEAGNWFRIDALSGVMLIVIGAVGGVAAWVGIGYLDDELATGRTTANRARWYGTLVPLFLAAMVVAVLANNLGLLWAAIEATTIVTAFLVGHGRSRKSLEATWKYVIICSVGIALAYLGTVLVNYAATQAGVVEHGTLDWTELVAHAGDLDPGVMRLAFALLVLGFGTKAGLVPLHSWLPDAHSQAPAPVSALMSGVLLPVAVYALARYRVIAVASVDPSFVRGLLLAMALMSLVLAAGLLLAQRDYKRLLAYSSIEHMALAVIGVAIGTPLAIAAALLHIVGHGLGKAVLFCGAGEILARERSTRIDAVRGLFGRTPLLAGLFATGLVALLGLPPFSLFASEVGLVRAGVDAELGWVMAVVLVLLLVVFIAISTKAAGILLGSGPPEPAAVGALRTSTVVPLAAGLVVVAVLGIVDWPLGALLLAAAEIVGTR, via the coding sequence ATGAGTCTCACCGGTGTGCCGGCCGCGCTCCTCGTGGCCGCGCCGATCGTCGCCCCGCTGGCCGCGTCCGCGGGCGCGGCGAAGCTCGGGTGGCGGCGATCTGTCGCCATCGGAACCGTCGCGGCAGCGCTGGCAGTACTCGCCGTGGGCGCGGGTACGACGGTGTGGACCGCCGGAGGTGGTGCGGTCGAGGCTGGGAACTGGTTCCGGATCGACGCCCTGTCCGGCGTGATGCTGATCGTCATCGGCGCGGTGGGCGGCGTGGCGGCCTGGGTCGGGATCGGGTACCTGGACGACGAGCTCGCGACCGGTCGTACCACCGCGAACCGCGCCCGGTGGTACGGAACCCTCGTTCCGCTGTTCCTGGCCGCGATGGTCGTCGCTGTGCTGGCCAACAACCTCGGTCTGCTGTGGGCCGCGATCGAAGCCACGACGATCGTCACCGCGTTCCTCGTCGGGCACGGTCGATCGCGGAAGTCGCTGGAGGCGACGTGGAAGTACGTGATCATCTGCTCGGTCGGCATCGCCCTCGCGTATCTGGGGACGGTGCTGGTCAACTACGCGGCCACGCAGGCCGGCGTCGTCGAGCACGGGACCCTCGACTGGACCGAGCTCGTCGCGCACGCGGGTGATCTCGACCCGGGCGTGATGCGGCTCGCGTTCGCGCTGCTCGTGCTGGGCTTCGGGACGAAGGCAGGTCTGGTGCCGCTGCACAGTTGGCTGCCCGACGCGCACAGTCAGGCACCGGCACCGGTGTCCGCGTTGATGTCCGGCGTGCTCCTGCCTGTCGCGGTGTACGCACTGGCCCGGTATCGGGTCATCGCGGTGGCCAGTGTCGATCCCAGCTTCGTGCGCGGCCTCCTGCTCGCGATGGCGCTGATGTCCTTGGTGCTGGCGGCCGGGCTCCTTCTCGCGCAGCGCGACTACAAGCGGCTCCTCGCCTACTCGAGCATCGAACACATGGCGCTCGCAGTGATCGGTGTGGCGATCGGTACGCCGTTGGCGATCGCGGCGGCGCTACTGCACATCGTCGGTCACGGCCTCGGGAAGGCGGTGCTGTTCTGTGGCGCGGGGGAGATTCTCGCGCGCGAACGCAGTACCCGCATCGACGCCGTCCGGGGCTTGTTCGGGCGTACGCCGCTGCTCGCCGGACTGTTCGCAACGGGTCTGGTCGCACTGTTGGGGCTACCGCCCTTCAGCCTGTTCGCGAGCGAGGTCGGTCTCGTCCGTGCTGGGGTCGACGCCGAGCTGGGATGGGTGATGGCGGTCGTGCTCGTCCTGCTGCTGGTCGTTTTCATCGCGATCAGCACCAAAGCGGCAGGGATCCTGCTCGGCTCGGGGCCACCGGAACCCGCCGCCGTCGGGGCGCTGCGGACCTCGACCGTGGTGCCGTTGGCGGCGGGGCTCGTCGTGGTCGCCGTGCTCGGGATCGTCGACTGGCCGCTCGGCGCGCTGCTGCTGGCCGCCGCGGAGATCGTGGGTACCCGATGA